From Pseudoalteromonas sp. R3, one genomic window encodes:
- a CDS encoding aspartate carbamoyltransferase has translation MLSFQGENILSVNELDRDAIELIFSVAKKMEPYAKKHKRTNVLEGAVLANLFFEPSTRTRVSFGTAFNLLGGTVRETTGMQSSALAKGESLYDTARVISAYADAVAMRHPDAGSVAEFATGSDVPVINGGDGPNEHPTQALLDLLTIERELGRFERGIDGMHIALVGDLKYGRTVHSLSKLLCHYKNVRFSMVAPDGLQMPDYILDAVSNAGHQIELVSQMEGNLAADIVYQTRIQEERFPSQEEANKYRGGFRISQAIYDAHCKPESVLMHPLPRDSRGDANELDNDLNNNDNLAIFRQVQNGVLIRMALFALTLGVADKVEQYEVDVPWFSRKRDS, from the coding sequence ATGTTAAGTTTCCAAGGTGAAAACATCCTCTCCGTCAACGAACTCGACAGAGATGCCATTGAGCTGATTTTCAGTGTTGCTAAGAAAATGGAACCCTACGCTAAAAAGCACAAACGTACCAACGTGTTAGAAGGTGCTGTATTAGCTAACCTGTTTTTTGAACCCAGTACCCGAACGCGTGTCAGTTTCGGCACCGCCTTTAATTTGCTAGGCGGCACGGTCCGCGAGACCACAGGTATGCAAAGTTCCGCTTTAGCCAAAGGAGAATCCTTGTATGACACAGCCCGAGTCATTTCGGCCTACGCGGATGCAGTAGCGATGCGCCATCCAGATGCTGGCTCGGTTGCAGAGTTTGCTACCGGTTCAGATGTACCAGTGATCAATGGTGGTGATGGTCCGAACGAGCACCCCACTCAGGCCTTACTGGACCTGCTGACGATTGAGCGTGAACTGGGACGCTTTGAGCGTGGCATTGACGGCATGCATATCGCTTTGGTTGGCGACCTTAAATATGGCCGAACAGTGCACTCCCTTTCTAAATTACTGTGTCACTATAAAAACGTGCGCTTTTCTATGGTCGCCCCGGACGGGTTACAGATGCCAGACTATATTCTGGATGCGGTCAGTAATGCGGGTCACCAGATTGAGCTGGTATCTCAGATGGAAGGCAACCTGGCAGCAGATATCGTCTACCAGACACGTATTCAGGAAGAGCGTTTTCCGTCACAGGAAGAAGCCAATAAATACCGTGGCGGCTTTCGCATCAGTCAGGCGATTTATGACGCACATTGTAAACCGGAGTCGGTACTGATGCACCCACTACCACGCGACAGCCGTGGGGATGCCAACGAACTGGACAATGATTTAAATAATAACGACAACCTGGCTATCTTCCGTCAGGTTCAAAACGGCGTGTTGATCCGCATGGCGCTGTTTGCACTGACACTGGGCGTTGCCGATAAGGTTGAGCAATATGAAGTGGATGTGCCCTGGTTCAGTCGCAAGCGGGACAGCTAA
- a CDS encoding CopD family protein has protein sequence MTTLLVYKALHIFFMVAWFAGIFYLPRLFVYHAMTDEKPCSAMLKIMERRLLYFVTPFAILTAVFGILLITSYGREWFRANLWLHYKLVPVIMLYLYHAYCFKLLADFKHDRNQRSDRFYRIFNEFPVILLLIIIMLAIVKPVF, from the coding sequence ATGACTACTCTGCTCGTGTATAAAGCGCTACACATTTTTTTTATGGTTGCCTGGTTTGCCGGGATTTTCTACCTGCCCAGGCTATTTGTTTACCATGCTATGACAGACGAAAAGCCCTGTTCGGCAATGCTTAAAATCATGGAGCGGCGGCTGCTCTATTTTGTCACCCCGTTTGCCATTCTCACAGCAGTCTTTGGCATTTTGCTGATCACCAGCTACGGGCGTGAATGGTTCCGCGCAAACCTGTGGCTGCACTATAAACTAGTGCCGGTGATCATGCTGTATCTCTATCATGCCTATTGTTTCAAACTTCTGGCGGACTTTAAGCACGATCGAAATCAGCGCAGCGATCGCTTCTACCGTATTTTTAACGAATTCCCGGTCATTTTACTGCTGATCATTATCATGCTCGCCATCGTGAAACCGGTTTTCTGA
- a CDS encoding chloride channel protein — MSLDNLRRRLAKPKTSIQLCLLGIGAGLIAAVLIILFRLTILLVQSIFLDSPDDFTTLPEHQRVLLPVGAALLIALFASLTGFKHYRLGIPFVIYRIKQHYGKMPIWNSVNQFFGGAVALISGFSVGREGPSVHMGATGASILAERLHLPMNAARTLAGCGVAAGIAASFNTPLAAVIFVMEVVLREYKIHIFVPIMLAAVTGALATQYVFGHDLELSLISVSTLSFWHYPFLILCGFVLGAIAFAFNQNLMLIIKTFKPISMFPRLMLAGLLAGLIGYLVPEAMGSGMSAIKIAVETPGELQLLTTILIAKLLATIFAIGLGIPGGIIGPVIGLGVLIGTLMAYFAQYISPDVSVAGTYGVLGMAGLLAATLHAPLAALTAVMELTSSPQIVVPAMIVISCAYVTALQVFGNRSIFLQQLDFQGLPYQVSPAKEALQKVGIMEEMDEGFKLLYSDDKDQIRETLSAIDSQTPLIVHDAEHGYRLAEYDLSLISEQSMTITYIELQGLSTQATLADAFDILKDKRSGAVYVYNQKNNEQIMGLLRWDQIRHILTTRNSLL, encoded by the coding sequence ATGTCGCTCGATAATTTACGCCGTCGCTTAGCGAAACCAAAAACGTCCATTCAGCTTTGCTTGCTGGGAATTGGCGCAGGCTTGATTGCTGCAGTCTTGATCATCTTATTTCGTCTGACCATCTTATTGGTACAAAGCATATTTTTAGATAGTCCGGATGATTTCACCACTTTGCCGGAACACCAGCGCGTTTTACTGCCTGTTGGTGCCGCTTTACTGATCGCTTTGTTTGCCAGCTTGACGGGCTTTAAGCATTACCGCCTTGGTATCCCGTTTGTTATCTATCGCATCAAACAGCACTACGGAAAAATGCCAATCTGGAATTCGGTCAACCAATTTTTTGGTGGTGCCGTCGCGCTCATCAGTGGTTTTTCCGTTGGCAGGGAAGGCCCGTCCGTGCACATGGGTGCCACCGGTGCCAGCATTCTGGCTGAGCGTCTGCACCTCCCCATGAATGCAGCCCGTACACTCGCCGGATGTGGTGTTGCAGCCGGCATCGCTGCGTCATTTAATACACCTCTGGCTGCGGTGATTTTCGTTATGGAAGTGGTACTGAGGGAATATAAGATCCATATTTTTGTGCCTATTATGCTTGCCGCGGTCACTGGCGCACTGGCCACGCAATATGTGTTTGGCCATGATCTGGAACTGTCATTGATCAGCGTTTCAACACTCTCGTTCTGGCACTATCCATTTCTCATTTTATGCGGTTTTGTGCTTGGAGCCATCGCCTTTGCATTTAACCAAAACCTGATGCTTATTATAAAAACGTTTAAGCCCATCAGTATGTTTCCCCGCCTGATGCTTGCAGGGTTACTGGCCGGTCTGATCGGTTACCTGGTACCAGAAGCCATGGGCTCAGGCATGAGTGCCATTAAAATCGCAGTCGAAACCCCTGGAGAACTTCAATTACTCACCACGATTTTAATTGCGAAACTGCTTGCCACTATCTTTGCCATTGGGCTCGGGATCCCAGGTGGTATCATTGGTCCTGTGATTGGTTTAGGCGTGTTAATTGGCACCCTGATGGCGTATTTCGCTCAGTATATTTCACCGGATGTCAGTGTTGCTGGCACTTATGGCGTACTGGGTATGGCAGGCCTGCTGGCGGCCACTTTACATGCGCCTTTGGCTGCCCTTACTGCGGTCATGGAGCTGACTTCCAGTCCACAGATTGTGGTGCCAGCTATGATAGTGATTTCTTGTGCCTATGTCACCGCACTGCAAGTATTTGGTAACCGCTCAATCTTCTTGCAACAGCTTGATTTCCAAGGGTTGCCCTATCAGGTTTCTCCCGCCAAGGAGGCCCTGCAAAAGGTGGGGATCATGGAAGAGATGGATGAAGGCTTCAAGCTCCTCTATTCAGATGACAAAGATCAGATCCGAGAAACTCTGTCAGCCATCGACAGCCAGACGCCTCTGATAGTGCACGACGCGGAGCATGGTTACCGGCTTGCGGAATATGACCTCAGTTTAATTTCAGAGCAGAGCATGACTATCACCTATATTGAGTTACAAGGTCTGAGTACACAAGCAACGCTCGCCGACGCATTCGACATTCTTAAAGACAAGCGCTCCGGCGCAGTATACGTGTATAATCAAAAGAATAACGAACAAATTATGGGCTTGCTAAGGTGGGATCAGATCCGCCATATTCTCACTACAAGAAACAGCTTGCTGTAA